CGGACTCACATTTCAATCCCAGAGGTATATAACACTTTGTATGCTTTATCCGAATCAGGTATTTTACATTATATTCCCCAGAAAAGCACATCTTTCATTATATATACACAAGCACGGAAAGAACAAAACCAACTGATAATTTCTCCTGTTGCTTATGAAGAACGGAAAAAACGTCGTACAAACCAAATAACTCAAGTATTAGAATACATTTCACAAGAACATATATGCCGGAATAAAATGCTTCTTTTTTATTTTGGAGAAAAAGAAACTAAAGATTGTGGTAGCTGTGATGTGTGTCTTGCCAAAAATCAAACTGGGTTAAAAAATTATGAATTTAATGCCATCCGAGAAACACTTATTCGAAATTTAGCTACCCAAAAGCCTAAAGAAGTAAAAGAATTAATCAATTCACTCTCTTGGAATCCTGATAAAAGCCTGACAGTAATCCGTTTCCTGGCTGATAACGATGATATGTTCTCTTTAAAAGATGGGTACTTGCAGTTAAACAAAAACAAGATTCTATCTTTAAAATAAAAGAAAGAATCTTGCCTTATTAAAAATTCTAATCCAGCTTTAATACAGCCAAAAATGCTTTTTGAGGTACTTCTACCGAGCCAATCTGTTTCATTCGCTTTTTTCCCTCTTTCTGTTTTTCCAGTAATTTGCGTTTGCGGGAAATATCGCCGCCATAACATTTTGCCGTTACATCTTTCCGAACAGCTTTAATGGTTTCTCGTGCTACAATTTTAGCACCAATAGCTGCTTGAATAGCAATATCAAATTGTTGACGAGGGATAAGCTCTTTCAACTTTTCACACATTCGACGTCCAAAAGGTACGCTATTATCTATATGTGTTAACGTGGACAAAGCATCTACAGGTTCCCCGTTCAGTAAAATATCCAATTTAACCAGTTTAGATTCACGAAAATCGTGAATATGATAATCAAACGAAGCGTACCCTTTCGAAATACTTTTCAGTTTATCATAAAAATCAATTACAATTTCACCTAATGGCAAATCAAAAATTATTTCTATACGGTTTCCCGAAATATATTCTTGCCTGATTAAAATACCTCGTTTACCTAAACACAATGTCATGATAGGTCCGATAAAATCTGTCCGGGTAATAATAGAAGCTCTGATAAAAGGTTCCTCAATGCGCTCAATCAACGTAGGATCAGGTAAACCCGAAGGATTATGTACTTCCATACAGTTTCCTTTTTTATCATATACATTATAAGATACATTCGGAACCGTGGTAATTACATTCATATTAAATTCTCTATCCAAGCGTTCTTGAACAATCTCCATGTGCAATAGTCCGAGAAAACCACAACGAAAGCCAAATCCTAAAGCGGCAGAAGATTCCGGTTGAAAAGTGAGAGACGCATCGTTCAATTGTAACTTCTCCAAAGAATTACGTAAATTCTCGAAATCTTCACTTTCAATAGGATAAACTCCGGCAAATACCATCGGTTTTACTTCTTCAAACCCCGCAATGGCTTCTTTACTTCCATTAGTTACATGGGTAATAGTATCTCCCACTCTTACTTCCTTGGAGGTTTTAATCCCGGATATAATATATCCCACATCTCCTGTTGACAACTCTTTGCGAGGAGCCATTTCCAGTTTAAGTACCCCAACTTCGTCTGCATCATATTCTTTACCTGTATTGATAAATTTTACATGATCTCCTTGACGGATTACGCCGTTCACTACTTTAAAATAAGCAATAATTCCCCGAAACGAATTAAATACAGAATCAAAAATAAGACATTGTAAAGGAGCTTCAGGATTTCCTTTTGGAGCAGGGACACGTTCAACAATTGCATTTAAGATATCATATACCCCTTCACCTGTCTTGCCACTGGCACGTAAAATATCAGTAC
The genomic region above belongs to Parabacteroides pacaensis and contains:
- the lepA gene encoding translation elongation factor 4, with product MKNIRNFCIIAHIDHGKSTLADRLLEYTKTVEGKDLQDQVLDDMDLERERGITIKSHAIQMEYNYKGETYILNLIDTPGHVDFSYEVSRSIAACEGALLIVDAAQGIQAQTISNLYMAIENDLEIIPVLNKIDLPSAMPDEVEDQIVELLGCPRTDILRASGKTGEGVYDILNAIVERVPAPKGNPEAPLQCLIFDSVFNSFRGIIAYFKVVNGVIRQGDHVKFINTGKEYDADEVGVLKLEMAPRKELSTGDVGYIISGIKTSKEVRVGDTITHVTNGSKEAIAGFEEVKPMVFAGVYPIESEDFENLRNSLEKLQLNDASLTFQPESSAALGFGFRCGFLGLLHMEIVQERLDREFNMNVITTVPNVSYNVYDKKGNCMEVHNPSGLPDPTLIERIEEPFIRASIITRTDFIGPIMTLCLGKRGILIRQEYISGNRIEIIFDLPLGEIVIDFYDKLKSISKGYASFDYHIHDFRESKLVKLDILLNGEPVDALSTLTHIDNSVPFGRRMCEKLKELIPRQQFDIAIQAAIGAKIVARETIKAVRKDVTAKCYGGDISRKRKLLEKQKEGKKRMKQIGSVEVPQKAFLAVLKLD